From the Musa acuminata AAA Group cultivar baxijiao chromosome BXJ3-7, Cavendish_Baxijiao_AAA, whole genome shotgun sequence genome, one window contains:
- the LOC135643450 gene encoding protein STAR1-like: protein MGSAEEEVREHLLVNVDGARGLDSPAKKAKLQVRDLTKQSEATGEMILSKVNLDVPEGVIVGIIGPSGSGKSTLLRALNRLWEPPSGSVLLDGQDICKLDVLTLRRRVGMLFQLPALFDGSVAENVRYGPQLKGKKLTEEEVKKLLSLADLDPAFASKASSQLSVGQAQRVALARTLANDPEVLLLDEPTSALDPISTQNIEEVIVRLKESRRMTTVMVSHSVKQIQRIADLVCLLVAGEMVEVLEPARLSEAQHPMARRFLQLS, encoded by the exons atgggctcAGCGGAAG AAGAGGTTAGGGAGCACCTGTTAGTGAACGTAGATGGTGCACGCGGCCTGGACTCGCCGGCGAAGAAGGCGAAGCTTCAGGTCCGGGACCTGACGAAGCAGTCGGAGGCGACAGGCGAGATGATACTGTCGAAAGTGAACCTGGACGTGCCGGAAGGGGTGATCGTGGGGATCATCGGCCCCAGCGGTAGCGGCAAGTCGACGCTCCTCCGCGCCCTGAACCGGCTCTGGGAGCCGCCTTCCGGCTCGGTGCTCCTCGACGGACAAGATATCTGTAAGCTCGATGTCCTCACGCTCCGACGCAGGGTCGGCATGCTCTTCCAGCTGCCCGCTCTCTTCGACG GAAGTGTGGCAGAAAACGTGAGATACGGACCTCAACTGAAAGGGAAGAAGCTGACGGAAGAGGAGGTGAAGAAGTTGCTGAGCTTGGCGGATCTGGACCCTGCCTTCGCCTCCAAGGCGTCCTCCCAACTCTCCGTCGGCCAGGCCCAGCGCGTCGCGCTCGCCCGAACCCTCGCCAACGACCCCGAG GTGCTGCTGCTGGACGAGCCCACCAGCGCGCTGGACCCGATTTCGACTCAGAACATCGAGGAGGTGATCGTGCGGCTCAAGGAGTCGCGGCGGATGACGACAGTGATGGTGTCCCACAGCGTCAAACAGATTCAGCGCATTGCCGATCTGGTGTGCCTCCTCGTGGCCGGCGAGATGGTGGAGGTACTGGAGCCCGCTCGCCTGTCGGAGGCCCAGCATCCGATGGCCCGCCGCTTCTTGCAACTCAGCTAG